Proteins encoded by one window of Halococcus salifodinae DSM 8989:
- a CDS encoding hydroxysqualene dehydroxylase, with translation MGGSTIPTVAILGGGVGGLSAAQELGERGFDVTVYETRERFGGKARSIPVPDSATDDRKPLPGEHGFRFFPGFYRHLTDSMKRIPYGNNPDGVYDNLEPTTQMLMAEAGRPEVFPTETPESISGWRRMLGNLFARDAISERERAFFASRLLQFATSCERRRREEYDKISWWEFIDAESMSTAYQKFLGYGITQSLVAMRPEKSSTRTIGRVYLQLFRGLVDSTVDADSLLNGPSSEVWIDPWVTYLDDLGVSLRPETTVREIHTDTERVTGATVGRNGETQRIEADYYVGAVPVEVIVDLRTPDLVTAAPSLSRLDGLDTAWMNGIQFYLAEDATDVHGHGVYLDAPWSLTSISQRQFWSEFDPDDYGDGQVEGILSICISDWNAPGIVSDKPARECTAEEIKTEVLAQFDDHLETGSLDETDLVDWFLDPAIEFGSDGTVAANHEPLLLNTVRSLRHRPDARTAADNFVLAADYVRTTTDLASMEGANEAARRATNAIVADADVAAEPCELFDFEEPAVFDAPKRQDEIGYRLGQDHPGEAGRTIARAGQRFTPQIPSIVSWLSPR, from the coding sequence ATGGGGGGTTCAACGATACCGACCGTTGCGATACTCGGCGGGGGCGTCGGTGGGCTGAGCGCGGCCCAGGAACTCGGCGAGCGCGGCTTCGACGTGACGGTGTACGAGACGCGTGAGCGTTTCGGCGGCAAGGCCCGTTCCATCCCGGTTCCCGACTCGGCGACCGACGATCGGAAACCGCTACCCGGTGAACACGGCTTCCGGTTCTTTCCCGGATTCTACCGCCACCTCACCGACTCGATGAAACGGATTCCCTACGGGAACAATCCCGACGGCGTCTACGACAACCTCGAGCCCACGACCCAGATGCTGATGGCCGAGGCCGGCCGACCGGAGGTGTTCCCGACCGAAACTCCCGAGTCGATTTCGGGCTGGCGACGGATGCTCGGCAACCTGTTCGCGCGCGATGCGATCTCCGAGCGCGAACGAGCGTTCTTCGCGAGCCGGCTGCTCCAGTTCGCGACCTCGTGCGAGCGTCGCCGGCGCGAGGAGTACGACAAAATCTCGTGGTGGGAGTTCATCGACGCCGAGAGCATGTCTACTGCGTATCAGAAGTTCCTCGGCTACGGCATTACCCAGTCGCTGGTGGCGATGCGTCCCGAGAAGAGTTCGACGAGAACCATCGGTCGAGTCTACCTCCAACTGTTCCGGGGGCTGGTCGATTCGACTGTCGATGCCGACTCGCTGCTCAACGGCCCGTCGAGCGAAGTCTGGATCGATCCCTGGGTCACGTATCTCGACGATCTCGGGGTCTCGCTCCGTCCCGAAACCACCGTCCGTGAGATCCACACCGACACCGAGCGGGTGACCGGCGCGACGGTCGGCCGCAACGGCGAGACCCAACGGATCGAGGCGGACTACTACGTCGGTGCGGTCCCGGTCGAGGTGATAGTCGATCTCCGGACGCCCGATCTCGTGACGGCCGCACCGTCGCTCTCCCGGCTCGACGGGCTCGACACCGCGTGGATGAACGGCATTCAGTTCTATCTCGCCGAGGATGCGACGGACGTCCACGGCCACGGGGTCTATCTCGACGCGCCGTGGTCGCTTACCTCGATCTCCCAGCGCCAGTTCTGGAGCGAGTTCGATCCCGACGACTACGGCGACGGCCAAGTGGAGGGAATCCTCTCGATCTGCATCTCCGACTGGAACGCCCCTGGAATCGTCTCCGACAAGCCGGCCCGCGAGTGCACTGCCGAGGAGATCAAGACCGAAGTCCTCGCCCAGTTCGACGACCATCTCGAAACCGGCAGCCTCGACGAGACCGACCTCGTGGACTGGTTTCTCGACCCCGCGATCGAGTTCGGTTCGGACGGGACCGTCGCGGCGAACCACGAACCGCTGCTGCTCAACACCGTGCGCTCGCTCCGCCACCGCCCCGACGCGCGTACGGCGGCCGACAACTTCGTGCTCGCCGCCGACTACGTCCGCACGACGACGGATCTCGCCAGCATGGAGGGCGCGAACGAGGCCGCACGGCGCGCCACGAACGCGATCGTCGCCGATGCGGACGTCGCTGCCGAGCCGTGTGAGCTGTTCGACTTCGAAGAGCCCGCGGTCTTCGACGCCCCGAAGCGCCAGGACGAGATCGGCTATCGACTCGGGCAGGACCATCCCGGCGAGGCCGGCCGGACGATCGCCCGTGCGGGCCAGCGGTTCACTCCCCAGATCCCGTCGATCGTGTCGTGGCTCAGCCCTCGATGA
- the mutS gene encoding DNA mismatch repair protein MutS has product MAEGIVGEFLALKEETDADLLAMQCGDFYEFFGDDAEFVGEELDLKISEKSSHGSAYPMAGVPLTELTPYLKALVERGYRVAVADQYEVDGGHKRAIERVVTPGTLLETTDSEARYLAAIVREDGGNDGAGEGRYGLAFADVTTGRFHATEISGDAEDVLTECYRFAPAEILPGPAVRTDDDLLERLRERTAGTLSLHTTDAFTPDTARATVDEQFGGAALASVGLDEAREAIRAAGAVLDYVDATGVGTLASMTRLQPYHSGEGVALDATTQRNLELVEPMGEAGRTLLDTIDHTVTSAGGRLLREWLCRPIRARAELTRRADGVEALAAAALAREELREELGGAYDVERLSSKAVSGSADARDLLRVRDSLAVLPRLADAVAGSPELGESPIADVLARPDRAAAEELRGALDDALAEDPPGGVREGGLIQQGYDNDLDELIAGHEAALDWIDGLADREKRRHSITHLSTGRNKTDGYYIQVGNSETDQVPEKYDQIKSLKNANRYTTDELVEREREVFRFEERRGDLEYELFCELRGRVADAAQLLQDVGRALAECDCLASLAVHAVGHDWTRPELVESGLDIDGGRHPVVEQEVEFVPNDLELTDDRAFLVVTGPNMSGKSTYMRQTALITLLAQIGSFVPARSARIAPVDGIYTRVGALDELAQGRSTFMVEMSELANILHSATEESLVILDEVGRGTATYDGISIAWAATEYLHNEVRAKTLFATHYHELTGLAEHLDRVANVHVAADERGDDVTFLRTVEEGPTDRSYGIHVADLAGVPEPVVGRSRDVLAKLRAEKAIEARGSSSGQSVQAVFDLDAGSFRGSASADGGRTTDELSEGRTTEDETVDDSLDPEAESVLDAVQETNIDETSPVELMSRVSAWQQQLDDTEEDG; this is encoded by the coding sequence ATGGCAGAGGGGATCGTCGGGGAGTTTCTCGCGCTCAAAGAAGAGACGGATGCCGACCTGTTGGCGATGCAATGCGGCGATTTCTACGAGTTTTTCGGCGACGACGCCGAGTTCGTCGGCGAAGAGCTCGACCTCAAGATCTCCGAAAAGTCCTCGCACGGCTCGGCCTACCCGATGGCCGGCGTTCCCCTCACCGAACTCACACCCTACCTGAAGGCCCTCGTCGAGCGGGGCTACCGCGTCGCCGTCGCCGACCAGTACGAAGTCGACGGCGGCCACAAGCGTGCGATCGAGCGGGTGGTCACACCCGGCACGCTGCTCGAAACGACCGACAGCGAGGCACGCTATCTCGCGGCGATCGTCCGCGAGGATGGCGGAAACGACGGGGCAGGCGAGGGTCGCTACGGCCTCGCGTTCGCGGACGTTACCACCGGCCGGTTTCACGCCACCGAGATTTCGGGCGACGCTGAGGACGTGCTGACCGAGTGCTACCGGTTCGCACCCGCCGAGATACTCCCGGGTCCTGCCGTGCGCACCGACGACGACCTCCTCGAACGGCTCCGCGAGCGCACCGCGGGGACGCTCTCGCTCCACACCACTGACGCGTTCACGCCGGACACTGCACGCGCGACCGTCGACGAGCAGTTCGGCGGCGCGGCACTCGCCAGCGTCGGTCTCGACGAAGCGAGGGAAGCGATCCGGGCGGCTGGCGCAGTGCTCGATTACGTCGACGCGACTGGCGTCGGCACGCTCGCGTCGATGACCAGGCTCCAGCCCTACCACTCGGGAGAGGGCGTCGCGCTCGACGCGACCACCCAGCGCAACCTCGAACTCGTCGAGCCGATGGGTGAGGCCGGCCGGACGCTGCTCGACACCATCGATCACACCGTGACGAGCGCGGGCGGACGACTCCTCCGCGAGTGGCTGTGTCGGCCGATACGGGCGCGGGCGGAGCTCACCAGGCGAGCCGACGGCGTCGAGGCACTCGCTGCGGCGGCGCTCGCACGCGAGGAACTCCGCGAGGAGCTTGGCGGGGCGTACGACGTCGAGCGGCTGTCGAGCAAGGCGGTGTCGGGCAGCGCCGACGCGCGCGACCTGCTCCGGGTCCGGGATTCGCTCGCCGTGCTGCCGCGGCTCGCCGACGCCGTCGCGGGCTCGCCGGAGCTCGGCGAGTCGCCGATCGCCGACGTGCTCGCGCGGCCGGACCGCGCCGCTGCCGAGGAGCTTCGGGGAGCGCTCGACGATGCGCTCGCGGAGGACCCTCCGGGAGGCGTCCGCGAGGGCGGCCTCATCCAGCAGGGGTACGACAACGATCTGGACGAACTGATCGCAGGCCACGAGGCAGCGCTCGACTGGATCGACGGCCTCGCCGACCGCGAGAAGCGCCGCCACTCCATCACCCACCTCAGCACGGGCCGGAACAAGACGGACGGATACTACATCCAGGTCGGCAACTCCGAGACTGACCAGGTTCCCGAAAAGTACGACCAAATCAAGTCGCTGAAGAACGCGAACCGGTACACCACCGACGAACTCGTAGAGCGCGAGCGAGAGGTGTTCCGGTTCGAGGAGCGCCGGGGCGACCTGGAGTACGAGCTGTTCTGCGAGCTTCGCGGACGGGTCGCGGATGCAGCGCAACTCCTCCAGGATGTCGGTCGCGCGCTCGCCGAATGCGACTGCCTCGCGAGCCTCGCGGTACACGCCGTGGGTCACGACTGGACCCGGCCCGAGCTGGTCGAGTCGGGGCTCGACATCGACGGGGGCCGCCACCCGGTGGTCGAACAGGAGGTCGAGTTCGTCCCGAACGATCTCGAACTCACCGACGACCGCGCGTTCCTCGTGGTCACCGGGCCGAACATGAGCGGGAAGTCGACGTACATGCGCCAGACCGCGCTCATCACGCTGCTCGCCCAGATCGGAAGCTTCGTGCCCGCCCGAAGCGCACGGATCGCGCCGGTCGACGGGATCTACACTCGCGTGGGCGCGCTCGACGAGCTCGCCCAGGGGCGCTCGACGTTCATGGTCGAGATGAGCGAGCTCGCAAACATCCTCCATTCGGCAACTGAGGAGTCGCTGGTGATCCTCGACGAGGTGGGTCGGGGCACCGCAACCTATGATGGCATCTCGATCGCGTGGGCCGCGACCGAGTATCTCCACAACGAGGTGCGCGCGAAGACGCTTTTTGCGACTCACTACCACGAACTCACCGGGCTCGCCGAACACCTCGATCGGGTGGCGAACGTCCACGTCGCGGCGGACGAGCGGGGCGACGACGTCACGTTCCTGCGGACCGTCGAAGAGGGGCCAACTGACAGAAGTTACGGGATCCACGTTGCGGATCTCGCAGGGGTGCCGGAGCCGGTGGTCGGGCGCTCGCGGGACGTGCTCGCGAAGCTCCGGGCCGAGAAGGCGATCGAGGCGCGCGGGTCGTCGTCGGGACAGTCGGTCCAGGCCGTGTTCGACCTCGATGCGGGATCGTTCCGCGGGTCGGCGAGCGCGGACGGTGGCCGGACGACGGACGAACTCTCCGAAGGGAGAACGACCGAGGACGAAACCGTCGACGACTCGCTTGATCCCGAAGCCGAATCGGTGCTCGACGCAGTACAGGAAACGAACATCGACGAGACGTCGCCGGTCGAGCTCATGAGCCGGGTTTCGGCGTGGCAGCAACAGCTCGACGACACGGAGGAAGACGGATGA
- a CDS encoding pentapeptide repeat-containing protein, which produces MSKTRCGYVEDVELLTNRGTARCWRPVRGDDDRCFWHDGSPKTREALDSHRPEPGERLDGADLRGADLTGASWLRGRSLVGADFTGATLRGTDLTGADCRRATFDRVDARRACFDGADVEGATFDDIDLREASLDGTKLYRASFTDVRLDRATDFGDRVIYESLVDDAEDRETRVATLEAASWTYRELRRLFEQDALPQRSRACYLGEKSTRRRAAWAGGEYLRALKLEGSRWVMRYGTSPTRVVTSSVVVMGCSGILYPLTGGLRTDSGTYGFEQPVADVLAATPGQLVRVFYNGLYFSVVTFSTLSYGDIQPIGAGARAIAGVEALLGSVLMALLLFVLTQRV; this is translated from the coding sequence ATGTCCAAGACGCGATGTGGCTACGTCGAGGACGTGGAACTGCTCACGAATCGGGGCACGGCACGTTGCTGGCGGCCAGTGCGTGGCGACGACGATCGCTGTTTCTGGCACGACGGCAGCCCCAAGACGCGCGAGGCGCTCGATTCCCACCGACCCGAACCGGGTGAACGCCTCGACGGCGCTGACCTCCGCGGGGCGGACCTCACGGGCGCGTCGTGGTTGCGCGGGCGGAGCCTCGTCGGAGCGGATTTCACCGGTGCGACCCTCCGCGGCACCGATCTCACCGGCGCGGACTGTCGGCGGGCGACGTTCGATCGGGTGGACGCCCGCCGAGCGTGCTTCGACGGGGCCGACGTGGAAGGGGCGACGTTCGACGACATCGACCTCCGGGAGGCGAGTCTCGACGGGACGAAGCTCTACCGCGCCAGCTTCACCGACGTGCGCCTCGACCGCGCGACCGACTTCGGCGACCGGGTGATCTACGAGAGCCTCGTCGACGACGCCGAAGACCGCGAGACGCGGGTCGCAACGCTCGAAGCGGCGAGTTGGACCTACCGGGAACTCCGTCGGCTGTTCGAACAGGACGCCCTCCCGCAGCGGTCGCGGGCGTGTTATCTCGGTGAGAAGAGCACCCGGAGACGGGCGGCGTGGGCGGGCGGCGAGTACCTCCGTGCGCTCAAACTCGAAGGTTCGCGGTGGGTGATGCGGTACGGAACCAGCCCCACACGGGTCGTCACGAGCTCGGTCGTGGTAATGGGGTGTTCCGGAATCCTGTATCCGCTGACCGGTGGGCTGCGCACGGACTCCGGAACGTATGGGTTCGAACAGCCAGTCGCGGATGTTCTCGCGGCGACACCGGGCCAGCTGGTACGCGTGTTCTACAATGGTCTCTACTTCAGTGTCGTCACGTTTTCCACGCTCAGCTACGGCGACATACAACCGATCGGGGCGGGTGCGCGGGCGATCGCCGGCGTCGAAGCGCTCCTCGGATCGGTGTTGATGGCGCTGTTGCTGTTCGTGCTCACCCAGCGCGTCTGA
- the thiD gene encoding bifunctional hydroxymethylpyrimidine kinase/phosphomethylpyrimidine kinase — protein sequence MTREPVPVSRPVGLTIASSDSGGGAGIQADLKTMEACGVFGTSVIVATTAQNTQGVESVHVLPTDEIEAQYTAITTDFDLGGVKTGMLATAEVVETVTGYARDLDAPLVVDPVMVAASGDRLLEPAGENAYEALIEEAALVTPNADECAVLTGIEPEGEESAREAGEALIEMGAEAALIKGGHVPGETATDVLVTSEGREVFEHPRVETKATHGSGCTLASAITARLAAGDALDAAVEDGLALMERAIRYPLDVGEGPGSVHHHADLRDRAAREPTAETVASVVDALVERDVSPLVPEVGMNVVGATPYAETPGETAAVEGRITRTFSGVNPNRGVRFGASSHVARFLLAAREFDPALRFAVNCRFDRDVEAALDGLDWSVATYDRSEEPEQVKDAAEGTMGWGARQAFDRSATPAAVIDRGEVGKEAIVKLVATDRESLTERVFSLLDALETA from the coding sequence ATGACCCGCGAGCCGGTCCCTGTCTCGCGTCCGGTCGGGCTCACGATCGCGAGCAGCGATTCTGGGGGTGGGGCGGGGATCCAGGCCGATCTGAAGACGATGGAGGCCTGCGGCGTGTTCGGGACCAGCGTGATCGTCGCCACGACCGCTCAGAACACCCAGGGGGTCGAGTCGGTTCACGTCCTCCCGACCGACGAGATCGAGGCCCAGTACACGGCCATCACGACCGACTTCGATCTCGGCGGCGTCAAAACCGGCATGCTCGCCACCGCGGAAGTAGTCGAGACCGTGACTGGCTACGCTCGCGACCTCGACGCCCCGCTCGTCGTGGACCCGGTGATGGTGGCGGCGTCGGGCGACCGACTGCTCGAACCCGCTGGCGAGAACGCCTACGAGGCCCTGATCGAGGAGGCGGCGCTGGTGACACCGAACGCCGACGAGTGCGCGGTGCTCACCGGAATCGAACCTGAGGGCGAGGAGAGCGCGCGCGAGGCGGGCGAGGCGCTGATCGAGATGGGGGCCGAGGCGGCGCTCATCAAGGGTGGACACGTCCCTGGTGAGACGGCGACCGACGTGCTGGTGACGAGCGAGGGACGCGAGGTCTTCGAGCACCCACGAGTCGAGACCAAGGCGACCCACGGTTCGGGCTGTACGCTCGCGAGCGCGATCACCGCACGGCTCGCGGCGGGCGACGCGCTCGATGCGGCGGTCGAAGACGGACTGGCGCTCATGGAGCGCGCGATCCGATACCCACTCGACGTCGGCGAAGGGCCCGGTTCGGTCCACCACCACGCCGACCTCCGGGATCGTGCGGCGCGCGAACCGACCGCCGAGACCGTCGCAAGCGTGGTCGACGCTCTGGTCGAGCGCGACGTCAGCCCGCTCGTTCCGGAGGTCGGGATGAACGTCGTCGGCGCGACGCCCTATGCCGAAACGCCTGGCGAAACCGCCGCGGTCGAGGGGCGGATCACGCGGACGTTCTCGGGCGTGAATCCGAATCGTGGAGTCCGCTTCGGCGCGTCGAGCCACGTCGCCCGATTCCTGCTCGCCGCCCGCGAGTTCGATCCCGCCCTCCGGTTCGCCGTCAACTGCCGGTTCGATAGGGATGTCGAGGCAGCGCTCGACGGGCTCGACTGGTCGGTCGCCACGTACGATCGGAGCGAGGAACCCGAGCAAGTGAAAGATGCTGCGGAAGGCACGATGGGCTGGGGCGCACGCCAGGCGTTCGATCGGTCGGCGACGCCGGCCGCGGTGATCGACCGCGGCGAGGTGGGGAAAGAGGCGATCGTCAAACTCGTCGCGACGGACCGGGAATCGCTGACCGAGCGGGTGTTCTCGCTGCTCGACGCGCTCGAAACCGCCTGA
- a CDS encoding DedA family protein, giving the protein MLVGIPIEETATTLLAQYGLLALFVFMFLETSLLFPFVPSELVLPVGAAAIVSTPASFLAFVLVVAAGGTAGSLFAYYVFDAAHQPLVDRYGAYVRVSESDLSRARRWFRRYGESSVFWGRLLPVVRSVISIPAGVAGMHVGTFALYSAVGSGLFATGIAALVVTGRAVLPSQLLVQWSTTLLDRAVTAALSNPVFAIAAGGVGLFAVLIARNALTRHVPIR; this is encoded by the coding sequence ATGCTCGTCGGGATCCCCATCGAGGAGACGGCGACGACGCTGCTCGCCCAGTACGGCCTGCTCGCGCTGTTCGTCTTCATGTTTCTCGAAACCTCGCTGCTCTTCCCGTTCGTCCCGAGCGAGCTCGTCCTGCCCGTCGGGGCCGCGGCGATCGTCTCGACGCCCGCGAGCTTCCTCGCGTTCGTCCTCGTCGTGGCGGCCGGTGGGACGGCGGGGAGTCTGTTCGCGTACTACGTCTTCGATGCGGCCCACCAGCCGCTCGTCGATCGCTATGGTGCGTACGTTCGGGTTTCCGAGTCGGATCTCTCACGCGCGCGGCGCTGGTTTCGCCGGTACGGCGAGTCGTCGGTGTTCTGGGGTCGCCTCCTGCCGGTGGTTCGTTCGGTGATCTCGATCCCCGCCGGTGTCGCGGGGATGCACGTCGGCACGTTCGCGCTCTACTCCGCCGTGGGGAGTGGCCTCTTCGCGACGGGCATCGCGGCGCTCGTCGTCACCGGCCGGGCGGTGCTGCCGTCACAACTGCTGGTCCAGTGGTCGACGACGCTGCTCGACCGCGCCGTGACGGCCGCGCTCTCGAACCCCGTGTTCGCGATCGCTGCGGGCGGCGTGGGGCTGTTCGCCGTGCTGATCGCCCGAAACGCCCTCACTCGCCACGTTCCGATCCGATGA